One Brachyhypopomus gauderio isolate BG-103 chromosome 15, BGAUD_0.2, whole genome shotgun sequence genomic region harbors:
- the slc3a1 gene encoding amino acid transporter heavy chain SLC3A1 — translation MRDAVVNEGFQSDQEQDKDIGDPQETRISAFNTGEEEETAYTQIKPYAGMPKEVLLLYSRQARYRLPREILFWTTMACTLTLMALTITVVALSPRCLAWWQTTPVYQVYLRSFRDSDGDGVGDLAGIKDKLNYFQYLNIKAVWISPFYKSPMKDFGYDVEDFRDVDPLFGTMEDFDDLLASMHGVGLKLIMDYIPNHTSDKHVWFQLSRNRTENYSDFYIWVNCTEVEPPNNWVSVFGNSSWTYDPVRGQCYYHQFLKEQPDLNFRNPSVVKEMTDVIHFWLKKGVDGFRMDAVKHILEAAHLRDEPQVNPDQPPETVNTEFQLYHDYTYTQVGLHDILRSWRTDLDEYSREPGRYRFMVTESYDYEEIDKTMMYYGTRFAKEADFPFNFYLLDLPTSLSGVRAKELVNLWMSNMPRGKWPNWVVGNHDKPRMSSRAGREYVRAINMLLLTLPGTPTTYYGEEIGMENVNVSVIQDPFGKFDPKNSRDPQRTPMQWSSGLNAGFSESVNGTWLDISPNFTTVNVQVQQGDPASVLEQYRSLTLLRNAEMVLTRGWLCYVWADADVFAFLRELDGLNRGFLVLLNFGKDAETDLSKVTELPDRLTVSMSTSSDTPRSFSKSRITTSTGQGLLLEYSTSQRFHPGHAADCYVSEKACYLSALDILYRC, via the exons ATGCGAGACGCGGTGGTTAACGAAGGTTTTCAGTCGGACCAGGAGCAGGATAAAGACATCGGAGACCCGCAGGAGACGCGCATCTCCGCCTTTAACAccggagaggaggaagaaacgGCATACACGCAGATTAAACCGTATGCTGGCATGCCCAAAGAGGTCCTGCTCCTGTACTCGCGCCAGGCTCGGTACCGGCTCCCTCGGGAGATCCTGTTCTGGACCACCATGGCCTGCACACTGACTCTAATGGCGCTGACCATCACGGTGGTCGCGCTGTCGCCTCGCTGCCTCGCCTGGTGGCAGACCACGCCGGTGTATCAGGTGTACCTGCGCTCCTTCAGGGACTCGGACGGGGACGGGGTCGGAGACCTCGCAG GTATCAAAGATAAACTGAACTATTTCCAGTATCTCAACATTAAAGCAGTCTGGATCAGCCCCTTCTATAAATCTCCCATGAAAGACTTTGGCTATGATGTGGAAGACTTCAGAGATGTTGATCCGCTCTTTGGTACTATGGAGGACTTTGACGACCTCCTGGCGAGCATGCACGGCGTGG GGCTCAAACTCATCATGGACTACATCCCCAACCACACCAGTGACAAGCACGTGTGGTTCCAACTCAGCCGCAACCGAACGGAAAACTACTCTGACTTCTACATCTGGGTTAACTGCACAGAGGTTGAACCGCCTAACAACTGG GTGAGCGTGTTTGGAAACTCCTCTTGGACATACGACCCAGTGAGAGGCCAGTGTTACTACCATCAGTTCCTCAAGGAGCAGCCAGACCTCAACTTCCGCAACCCTAGTGTAGTGAAGGAGATGACG GACGTTATCCACTTCTGGTTGAAGAAGGGGGTGGACGGATTCCGCATGGACGCTGTGAAACACATTTTGGAAGCCGCGCATTTGAGAGATGAACCCCAAGTGAACCCTGACCAGCCTCCC gAGACTGTGAACACTGAGTTCCAGCTGTACCACGACTACACGTACACTCAGGTGGGCCTTCACGACATCCTCAGGAGCTGGAGAACTGACCTGGATGAGTACAGCAGAGAGCCAGGACGCTACAG GTTCATGGTGACAGAGTCGTACGATTATGAAGAAATTGACAAGACCATGATGTACTATGGAACCCGTTTTGCCAAAGAGGCCGACTTCCCATTTAACTTCTACCTGCTGGACCTCCCCACGAGCTTGTCAGGAGTCAGAGCCAAAGAACTGGTTAACCTGTGGATGTCCAATATGCCCAGGGGCAAATGGCCAAACTGGGTG GTGGGCAACCATGACAAGCCACGCATGAGCTCCAGAGCAGGTCGTGAGTACGTTCGTGCCATCAACATGCTCCTGCTAACGCTGCCTGGAACCCCCACCACATACTACGGCGAGGAGATCGGCATGGAGAACGTCAACGTATCCGTTATCCAGGATCCTTTCGGGAAGTTCGACCCG AAGAACAGCCGGGATCCTCAGAGAACACCAATGCAGTGGAGCTCTGGTCTCAACGCTGGCTTCAGCGAGAGCGTGAATGGCACATGGTTGGACATAAGTCCAAACTTCACCACGGTCAACGTACAG GTTCAGCAGGGAGACCCCGCTTCTGtcctggagcagtaccgctctCTGACTCTGCTCAGGAACGCGGAGATGGTGCTGACCCGCGGATGGCTCTGCTACGTCTGGGCAGACGCCGACGTGTTTGCCTTCTTGCGCGAGTTGGACGGACTGAATCGGGGCTTCTTGGTGCTTCTGAATTTCGGCAAAGACGCAGAGACGGACCTCTCGAAAGTCACCGAGCTGCCAGATCGGCTGACTGTGAGCATGAGCACATCTTCTGACACTCCGAGGAGCTTCTCCAAATCCAGAATCACAACGTCAACAGGACAGGGTCTGTTGCTGGAGTACTCCACCAGCCAACGCTTCCACCCGGGCCACGCGGCGGACTGCTACGTCTCGGAGAAGGCCTGCTACCTCAGCGCACTGGACATTCTTTACCGCTGCTAA